Proteins encoded together in one Telopea speciosissima isolate NSW1024214 ecotype Mountain lineage chromosome 6, Tspe_v1, whole genome shotgun sequence window:
- the LOC122665548 gene encoding uncharacterized protein LOC122665548: MKVLKGVEHKVVINDQLLHSHTHSISKLETQIGQLAKAFNKRETGQLPSQPIGNPNSAQIGRDKEQVQSVRVLRNGKRVEIHDTPPSYEDFPSNTPQQTTPAESTPAQAKVESKALRPLIDGNRTITPSLVHSQENTEKENERPVGEGPQLDKYTPRFPFPDALKTPSSPPFGKQGEKMKEMLDLFQQVHINLSLLDVIKQVPAYAKFLKDLCTQKRKLRNQTPKTIHLTKQVSAVITDLPPKLKDPGAPLISCVIGDLSINKALLDLGASVNILPGSVFEKFGLGELKSTEVILQLADRSVKRPRGLLEDVLVKVDDLYFPVDFLVLDMESTSAKLPPIILGRPFLVTANAYINCRSGAMDISFGNKKLRLNIFNASPGPYREDECFARDMIDEAVSQYTS; encoded by the coding sequence ATGAAGGTGCTGAAAGGTGTTGAGCATAAAGTGGTAATCAATGACCAATTATTGCACTCCCACACTCACTCTATCAGTAAGCTGGAGACCCAGATTGGTCAACTTGCCAAAGCCTTCAATAAGAGAGAGACTGGCCAACTACCAAGCCAACCTATTGGAAACCCCAATAGTGCTCAAATAGGAAGGGATAAGGAACAAGTCCAATCGGTTAGAGTGTTGAGGAATGGTAAGAGGGTGGAAATACATGACACACCACCTTCCTATGAGGACTTCCCCTCTAATACCCCTCAACAGACCACACCAGCAGAGTCAACCCCAGCCCAGGCAAAAGTTGAATCAAAGGCATTGAGGCCTCTTATTGATGGGAATAGAACCATTACACCTTCTTTGGTCCATTCCCAGGAAAATACTGAGAAGGAGAATGAGCGACCAGTTGGGGAGGGACCTCAATTGGATAAGTATACACCCCGATTCCCTTTCCCTGATGCTCTCAAAACTCCATCCTCTCCCCCATTTGGGAAACaaggagagaagatgaaggagatgttGGATTTGTTTCAACAAGTCCACATCAACCTTTCATTATTAGATGTAATCAAACAGGTTCCAGCTTACGCTAAGTTTCTGAAAGACCTATGCACGCAGAAGCGTAAGCTGAGGAATCAAACTCCCAAAACCATACACCTCACAAAACAGGTAAGTGCAGTTATCACTGACCTACCCCCCAAACTGAAGGATCCTGGTGCACCACTCATCTCTTGTGTCATCGGAGACCTCTCCATTAACAAAGCATTGTTGGATCtgggggctagtgtgaatatcttACCTGGTTCGGTTTTTGAGAAGTTTGGATTAGGAGAGTTGAAGTCCACTGAAGTCATACTTCAGTTAGCTGATCGTTCTGTGAAAAGACCTCGTGGACTTCTTGAGGATGTTCTTGTGAAGGTAGATGATTTATACTTTCCAGTGGACTTCCTAGTCCTTGACATGGAATCTACCtcagccaagcttccccctatcataCTAGGGCGTCCATTCTTGGTGACCGCCAATGCTTACATTAACTGTAGGTCAGGCGCCATGGACATATCGTTTGGGAACAAGAAGCTTCGGctaaacatcttcaatgcatccccAGGACCCTACAGAGAAGACGAGTGCTTTGCTCGGGATATGATTGATGAAGCTGTATCTCAGTACACTTCCTAG